The proteins below come from a single Desulfobacteraceae bacterium genomic window:
- a CDS encoding ABC transporter permease, translating to MKALRRILTLVVKEFVVVMRDPKSRFVVIAPPIIQFFVFGYAATFDLTDVRYAVLDASRTPASRSLLARFEGSPHFQQVGELRSEAEARRAIDRQEVRLVLHVPSDFGEDLLAGRPGRLQVLLDGRNSNVAAIAMGYVDGIVQAYNAALPPPPGEGLPYPAIQLAERAWFNENLESRWTIVSSLGGIISMVVVVILASLSVAREREFGTFDQLLVSPFRPWEILIGKSLPSLAFGLLDALLLSAGAVLWFGVPFRGSIPALLAALSAFVIAIVGIGLFISAISTTLQQALLGAFIFVMPAVILSGFTTPIQNMPEWLQTLTLANPMRHVISALRQIFLVGADTAAVWPQLWPLVVIAGLTLPGAAWMFRHRTT from the coding sequence ATGAAGGCTCTGCGTCGCATCCTGACCCTGGTGGTCAAGGAGTTCGTCGTGGTGATGCGCGATCCCAAGAGCCGGTTCGTGGTCATCGCACCGCCCATCATCCAGTTCTTCGTTTTCGGCTACGCCGCCACTTTCGACTTGACGGATGTGCGTTACGCGGTCCTGGACGCCTCGCGGACGCCCGCCTCCAGGTCGTTGCTGGCCCGGTTCGAGGGCTCCCCCCACTTCCAACAGGTGGGCGAGCTCCGCTCCGAGGCGGAGGCCCGGCGTGCCATCGACCGGCAGGAGGTCCGGCTGGTGCTCCACGTCCCTTCGGATTTCGGCGAGGACCTTCTGGCCGGCCGGCCGGGCCGGCTGCAGGTCCTTCTGGACGGCCGCAATTCCAACGTCGCCGCCATCGCCATGGGCTATGTCGACGGCATCGTCCAGGCATACAACGCCGCCCTTCCCCCGCCCCCGGGCGAGGGGCTCCCCTATCCCGCCATCCAACTGGCGGAGCGCGCCTGGTTCAACGAAAACCTGGAAAGCCGATGGACCATCGTATCAAGTTTGGGCGGCATCATCAGCATGGTGGTCGTGGTGATCCTGGCCTCCCTCTCGGTGGCCCGGGAACGCGAATTCGGCACCTTCGACCAACTGTTGGTCTCGCCTTTCAGACCCTGGGAAATTCTGATCGGCAAGTCGCTGCCGAGCCTGGCTTTCGGCCTTCTGGACGCCCTCCTCCTCTCGGCGGGGGCCGTCCTCTGGTTCGGCGTCCCTTTTCGGGGCAGCATCCCGGCCCTCCTGGCGGCCCTTTCGGCCTTCGTGATCGCCATCGTCGGGATCGGCCTGTTCATCTCCGCCATCTCCACGACGCTGCAGCAGGCCCTTCTGGGGGCATTCATCTTCGTGATGCCCGCCGTCATCCTGAGCGGCTTCACCACCCCCATCCAGAACATGCCGGAGTGGCTCCAGACCCTGACCCTCGCAAACCCCATGCGCCACGTGATCTCGGCCCTGCGGCAGATCTTCCTGGTGGGAGCGGACACGGCGGCGGTGTGGCCGCAATTGTGGCCGCTTGTAGTCATCGCCGGTCTCACCCTGCCGGGAGCCGCATGGATGTTCCGCCATCGGACGACCTGA
- a CDS encoding ATP-binding cassette domain-containing protein: MEARLKPCADAEKALEARDLVMTFTAPKGQSVTALAGVSISAKQGRVTGLVGPDGAGKTTFLRIAAGLMPPTAGRMVVLGLDITGDAAGIRSRIGYMPQQFGLYEDLTVRENLNLYADLQGVPKPLRAERFDRLMAMADLVPFGARLAGRLSGGMKQKLGLACCLVKAPELLILDEPTVGVDPVSRRDLWRIVEELVTRDGVGVVFSTAYLDEAERCHHVVLLHEGAKLEEGAPDRLRDRVRGRVFWVSPASGMAPRDLQAALARSPGVVDATIRSGRVRTVWKVGGPPDLPEVPEARGAVVAPAEPLFEDAFVDRLAAAGVGGHSGGTPVCSGSFAPAVTSGEVVVSVHNLTKRFGNFTAVREIGFHVRRGEVFGLLGANGAGKTTTFRMLCGLLPASEGEIRIAGRDLRRAPARTRSRLGYMAQKFSLYRQLTVSQNLRFYGSVYGLYGRRLRARMDWALDEFDLRVRRNQASGGLPVGYRQRLAMAAALLHEPDILFLDEPTSGADPLARREFWLRINGFARSGVTVIVTTHFMEEAEFCDHMVIMSRGGSLASGTPASIRALAQIPGRPEPSVEDAFVALTDGAVRPNAGDTAHG, translated from the coding sequence GTGGAAGCGCGACTCAAACCCTGCGCCGACGCTGAAAAGGCTTTAGAGGCCCGGGACCTGGTCATGACCTTTACGGCCCCCAAGGGCCAATCGGTCACAGCCCTGGCCGGTGTTTCCATATCCGCGAAGCAGGGGCGGGTGACCGGCCTGGTGGGTCCGGACGGGGCCGGCAAAACCACCTTCCTGCGCATCGCCGCCGGGCTGATGCCGCCCACGGCCGGGCGCATGGTGGTGCTGGGCCTGGACATTACCGGGGATGCCGCCGGGATCCGCAGCCGCATCGGCTATATGCCCCAGCAATTCGGGCTTTACGAGGACCTGACGGTGCGCGAGAACCTGAATCTCTATGCCGATCTCCAGGGGGTGCCCAAACCCCTGCGGGCCGAACGTTTCGACCGGCTCATGGCGATGGCCGACCTTGTTCCCTTCGGCGCTCGCCTGGCGGGACGGCTTTCCGGTGGCATGAAACAGAAGCTCGGCCTGGCCTGCTGCCTCGTCAAGGCGCCGGAGCTGCTGATCCTGGACGAACCCACGGTGGGGGTCGATCCGGTTTCCCGGCGGGATCTGTGGCGCATCGTGGAGGAATTGGTGACCCGGGACGGGGTCGGCGTTGTTTTCTCCACCGCCTACCTGGACGAGGCCGAGCGGTGCCACCACGTGGTCCTGCTCCACGAGGGCGCAAAGCTCGAGGAGGGCGCGCCGGACCGGCTCCGGGACCGGGTCCGTGGCCGGGTCTTCTGGGTCTCGCCGGCCAGCGGAATGGCCCCCCGGGACCTCCAGGCGGCCCTCGCCCGGTCTCCCGGGGTGGTCGACGCGACCATCCGGTCGGGTCGGGTCCGCACGGTCTGGAAGGTCGGAGGCCCTCCGGACCTTCCTGAGGTGCCCGAAGCCAGGGGAGCGGTGGTGGCGCCCGCCGAACCCCTCTTCGAGGACGCCTTCGTCGATCGGCTGGCGGCGGCAGGGGTAGGCGGGCATTCGGGCGGGACCCCGGTCTGCTCTGGATCCTTCGCCCCCGCGGTGACATCCGGCGAGGTGGTTGTCAGCGTCCACAACCTGACCAAGCGCTTCGGGAACTTCACGGCCGTGCGTGAGATCGGCTTCCACGTGCGCCGGGGCGAGGTGTTCGGCCTTTTAGGCGCCAACGGGGCCGGCAAGACCACCACCTTCAGGATGCTCTGCGGCCTGCTGCCCGCCAGCGAAGGGGAGATCCGGATCGCCGGCCGCGACCTCCGGCGCGCCCCAGCGCGCACACGGTCTCGGCTGGGCTACATGGCCCAGAAGTTCTCCCTCTACCGGCAGCTCACCGTGAGCCAGAACCTCCGGTTCTACGGTAGTGTCTACGGGCTCTATGGTCGGCGGCTCCGCGCACGGATGGATTGGGCACTTGACGAGTTCGACCTGCGGGTCCGCCGCAACCAGGCCTCGGGCGGCCTCCCGGTGGGCTACCGGCAACGGCTCGCCATGGCGGCGGCCCTGCTCCACGAGCCCGACATCCTCTTTCTGGACGAGCCGACCTCCGGCGCCGACCCCCTGGCCCGGCGGGAGTTCTGGCTGCGGATCAACGGGTTCGCCCGCTCCGGGGTGACGGTCATCGTCACCACGCACTTCATGGAGGAGGCGGAATTCTGCGACCACATGGTCATCATGTCCAGGGGGGGATCGCTCGCCAGTGGGACCCCGGCTTCGATCCGGGCCCTGGCCCAAATCCCCGGGCGGCCCGAACCCAGCGTGGAAGACGCCTTCGTCGCGCTGACCGATGGCGCGGTCCGTCCGAACGCCGGAGACACTGCCCATGGGTGA
- a CDS encoding efflux RND transporter periplasmic adaptor subunit, with protein sequence MKRPPFPIIALVLVLLAGITAGVWWLTGSGSHQSNALMLYGNVEIRDAELAFDEEGRITEVLVEEGQVVAAGQVIARIESDRLASRLAEAKARRAAQQEVVRRLTTGTRPQEIAAAEARLTAAEARRRNAERLVGRLIPTARARATARQELDDARAELDVARADADSARETLDLAREGFREEEIAEARAVLKAREAEIALLKTRLEDTVLLAPSKGVIQSRVLEPGEMATPTRPVVVLALNDPKWVRAWLPAPDLGRVRSGMPAKIYTDSFPGRAFQGWVGFMSPQAEFTPKSVQTTDLRTQLVYETRIWVDDPGDVLRLGMPVTVAVEAPAAGQATTEPGD encoded by the coding sequence ATGAAAAGGCCCCCCTTCCCCATTATCGCGTTGGTTCTTGTCCTTCTCGCCGGCATCACCGCAGGGGTCTGGTGGCTCACCGGCTCCGGCAGCCATCAAAGCAACGCCTTGATGCTCTATGGCAACGTGGAGATCCGCGATGCGGAACTCGCCTTCGACGAGGAGGGGCGGATCACGGAAGTCCTTGTGGAGGAAGGCCAGGTTGTGGCGGCCGGTCAAGTAATCGCCCGCATCGAAAGCGACCGTCTGGCCTCCCGCCTCGCCGAGGCCAAAGCCCGTCGGGCGGCCCAGCAGGAGGTGGTGCGACGCCTGACCACCGGAACGCGCCCCCAGGAAATTGCAGCGGCCGAGGCGCGGCTGACAGCGGCCGAGGCCCGGCGGCGAAACGCCGAACGGCTCGTGGGCCGGTTGATCCCGACGGCCAGGGCCCGCGCCACCGCCAGGCAGGAGCTCGACGACGCGCGGGCCGAACTGGATGTGGCGCGGGCCGATGCCGATTCGGCCCGTGAGACCCTCGACCTGGCCCGCGAGGGGTTTCGCGAGGAGGAGATTGCGGAGGCCCGGGCGGTCTTGAAGGCCCGGGAGGCCGAAATCGCGCTGCTGAAGACCCGCTTGGAGGATACGGTGCTGCTCGCGCCCTCCAAGGGGGTTATTCAGAGTCGCGTCCTCGAACCCGGCGAGATGGCGACCCCCACCCGCCCCGTGGTGGTCCTCGCCCTGAACGACCCCAAATGGGTTCGGGCCTGGCTGCCCGCACCCGATCTCGGACGGGTGCGCAGCGGGATGCCCGCGAAGATCTACACCGATTCCTTCCCGGGACGAGCCTTCCAGGGGTGGGTGGGCTTCATGTCCCCCCAGGCGGAATTCACCCCCAAAAGCGTCCAGACCACAGACCTGCGGACCCAGCTCGTCTACGAAACGCGCATCTGGGTCGATGACCCGGGAGACGTGCTGCGGCTGGGCATGCCGGTGACCGTGGCGGTGGAGGCCCCGGCAGCGGGGCAGGCCACCACCGAACCCGGAGACTGA
- a CDS encoding ABC transporter permease, translated as MGDRGISRMRLSGFLRKEVRQILRDPSSILLGIVMPVVLLFLFGYGVSLDPQAVPVALVVEDRGPPARDLAARFALSRYFTPVPAPTMAQAEAWVRKGRIDGVVRIRWGFSAEVLAERRATVQLVLNGVDANRARLIQNYVRGVVATWEEMRRVQGRESPRARVAVDHRIWFNDAGDSRHFLVPGLLTLIMTLIGTLLTALVIAREWERGTMEAILATPLRTDELLLGKVIPYFGLGMTGMALSVVLGVTLFDVPLRGSLLLLVALSALFLLAALGLGLMISAFTRVQFVAAQISVVAGFLPAFFLSGLLFDLQSTPPFIRAVSHLVPARYFVTISQTLFLAGNVWDVLLPSAGTLAVMAVVFLGLARRRLAKRVPPP; from the coding sequence ATGGGTGACCGCGGCATATCCCGGATGCGGCTCTCCGGCTTTCTGCGAAAGGAAGTCCGTCAGATCCTCAGGGACCCCAGCAGCATCCTTCTGGGTATCGTGATGCCGGTGGTGCTGCTCTTCCTCTTCGGCTACGGGGTCTCCCTCGACCCCCAGGCGGTACCCGTGGCCCTCGTGGTCGAGGACCGGGGGCCTCCCGCCCGCGATCTGGCCGCTCGCTTCGCGCTGTCGCGCTATTTCACGCCGGTGCCGGCCCCCACCATGGCCCAGGCCGAGGCTTGGGTCCGAAAGGGGCGGATCGACGGGGTCGTCCGTATCCGGTGGGGCTTTTCGGCCGAGGTCCTGGCCGAGAGGCGGGCCACGGTGCAACTTGTGCTGAATGGGGTGGACGCCAACCGCGCCCGCCTGATTCAGAACTATGTCCGGGGCGTGGTGGCCACCTGGGAGGAGATGCGTCGGGTCCAGGGCCGGGAGTCTCCCAGGGCCCGGGTGGCGGTCGACCACCGGATCTGGTTCAACGACGCGGGGGACAGCCGGCACTTCCTCGTGCCCGGCCTCCTCACCCTGATCATGACCCTCATCGGGACCCTGCTGACGGCCCTGGTCATCGCCCGGGAGTGGGAGCGGGGCACCATGGAGGCCATCCTGGCCACCCCGCTTCGCACCGACGAACTTCTCCTGGGCAAGGTGATCCCCTACTTCGGGCTCGGCATGACCGGCATGGCGCTGTCCGTGGTCCTGGGCGTGACGCTCTTCGACGTGCCCCTGCGCGGCTCGCTCCTGCTTCTGGTGGCGCTCAGCGCCCTCTTCCTGCTGGCCGCCCTGGGGCTCGGCTTGATGATCTCCGCCTTCACCCGAGTGCAGTTCGTCGCGGCCCAGATTTCGGTGGTCGCAGGCTTCCTTCCGGCGTTCTTCCTCTCCGGCCTGCTCTTCGACCTCCAAAGCACACCGCCCTTCATCCGGGCGGTCAGCCACCTCGTCCCGGCCAGATATTTCGTGACCATCAGCCAGACCCTGTTCCTGGCGGGCAACGTCTGGGACGTGTTGCTGCCCTCGGCCGGCACTCTTGCGGTGATGGCGGTCGTCTTCCTGGGCCTTGCCCGACGCCGGCTGGCAAAGCGGGTACCGCCGCCATGA